From the Rhinatrema bivittatum chromosome 3, aRhiBiv1.1, whole genome shotgun sequence genome, one window contains:
- the LOC115088683 gene encoding olfactory receptor 1G1-like: MEPQNWTTVTEFLLLGFSDLPEHQISLFVLFFTMYLLNLLGNAIMITLVATDHHLHTPMYFFISNLSFVDMCFSSVIVPQMLINIFSENKAISYTACMVQLYFFIAFANIEVVLLAVMAYDRYVAICNPLHYPMLMNKETCLSLLGVCWLSGTLHSLLHTILMCRLSFCSSNKIIHFFCDVPPLFKLSCTDTSLNELVIFTEGSLFDMVPFLFIIASYIRILSTIFKASSVSKRSKAFSTCSSHIVTVTLYYGSLFFMYFRPSTSYSLEYDRIASVIYTAVTPMLNSFIYSLRNKEVKVALKRAISEKILQRICSVA, from the coding sequence ATGGAGCCACAGAATTGGACAACTGTGACAGAATTTCTACTCTTGGGCTTCTCGGACCTCCCAGAACATCAGATTTCCCTCTTTGTGCTGTTCTTCACCATGTATTTGCTCAACCTACTAGGGAATGCAATAATGATTACTTTAGTTGCCACTGATCATCACCTTCACACTCCCATGTACTTCTTCATCAGTAACTTGTCCTTTGTGGACATGTGTTTCAGCTCAGTCATTGTACCACAGATGCTAATCAATATCTTCTCGGAAAATAAAGCCATTTCATACACTGCATGCATGGTACAATTATACTTCTTCATTGCATTTGCTAATATTGAAGTGGTCCTGCTTGCTGTCATGGCCTATGATCGGTATGTGGCCATCTGTAACCCTTTGCACTACCCCATGCTCATGAATAAAGAAACATGTCTTTCTCTCCTGGGAGTGTGCTGGCTCAGCGGGACTCTGCATTCCTTGTTACACACCATCTTGATGTGTCGTTTGTCCTTCTGCAGCTCCAACAAGATCATTCACTTCTTCTGTGATGTTCCCCCACTATTCAAACTTTCTTGCACAGACACATCCCTCAATGAGCTGGTGATATTCACAGAGGGATCCCTGTTTGACATGGTGCCTTTTCTGTTTATCATTGCTTCTTATATTCGCATTCTCTCTACCATATTCAAAGCTTCTTCTGTGTCTAAGAGATCCAAAGCTTTCTCCACCTGTTCTTCTCACATAGTAACTGTCACTTTGTATTATGGAAgcttattttttatgtatttccgCCCCTCAACCAGTTACTCACTGGAATATGACCGTATAGCCAGTGTGATTTACACAGCAGTAACACCTATGTTGAACTCATTCATCTACAGCTTGAGGAACAAGGAAGTTAAAGTGGCCCTGAAGAGAGCAATAAGTGAAAAAATATTGCAGAGGATTTGCTCTGTTGCCTAA